The stretch of DNA TTAAGAAAATTTTTAAATGTACTTCTGCAAAGCCAAAAGAAGAAATTTTTATTTGTTCATGTCATCCCACGACAAAAAACTATGAAGATCTGCTTGAGCTAAAAATTACTGAACTCAAAAAGCGACTTGATGACCTAAGCATCCCAAAAGAGGGAATCAACCTAAGTAGTAAACCTTCAATTAGACACGCTATTTGGAAATCTTGTCCAAATTTAAATACCGCTTATACTGAAATTCCAGTGACGAAAGAAGACAGTAAAACAATCTGGGACAAAATCAATGAATCTCTCCCCATTTATGCCCTTTTTCAAAGCGATCGTAATAGTCGTGATTCAGATCCAGAAGTTCAAGATCCAATGAAAATTGCTATTACCACAGCTCTTTCAGATCCAAGTATTCAAACTAAGCTTAATGAAGTTCAAGATGCAGTAAAAATAAAAGCCGTTGAATTGGCTGAAAGAACTCAGGAAGCATTAAAGAAAATAGATGCTGAATTAGCAGATGAATTAAAACCAGAATTTAAAGCAGATCCAAAATGGGCAGGGGTTTTTTCTCTTGTTCTCAAAGATGATAAAGGAATTTCGGTTAATAAACGTGGGAGTGGTGTTCGACGATTAATACTAGTTAGCTTTTTTCGTGCTGAAGCTGAAAGACAAAAGTCTGAAAATAATAATCAGAGTATTATATACGCAATTGAAGAACCAGAAACCTCACAACATCCAGACAATCAGCGTATTCTTTTAGATTCATTTAAGGATTTAGCAGCAGAAAATGGTTGTCAGGTAATACTGACAACCCATAGTCCAAGTTTTGCTAGTTACTTACCTGTTGATAGTTTTATTTACATAAAAAAAGGAAAGGATATTCAACCTGAGATAATCTCTCTTGATGAAGGTGACCAGAAAACAATAGAGAATATCGGAGAAGATTTGGGTGTACTTC from Methanolacinia petrolearia DSM 11571 encodes:
- a CDS encoding ATP-binding protein, whose translation is MKLISVTLKNFRCYLDEKTIQIQDLTTIIGKNDIGKSSVLEALEIFFNNDSVKIDSEDCHLSASEKIVEITCEFDDVPDEIIIDSNAYTTLPKEYLLTADKTLRIKKIFKCTSAKPKEEIFICSCHPTTKNYEDLLELKITELKKRLDDLSIPKEGINLSSKPSIRHAIWKSCPNLNTAYTEIPVTKEDSKTIWDKINESLPIYALFQSDRNSRDSDPEVQDPMKIAITTALSDPSIQTKLNEVQDAVKIKAVELAERTQEALKKIDAELADELKPEFKADPKWAGVFSLVLKDDKGISVNKRGSGVRRLILVSFFRAEAERQKSENNNQSIIYAIEEPETSQHPDNQRILLDSFKDLAAENGCQVILTTHSPSFASYLPVDSFIYIKKGKDIQPEIISLDEGDQKTIENIGEDLGVLPDIKNKDLVKVLLCVEGPTDITAFKCLSRALNVDDPTILNLDNDSRIAFVLLGGGTLKHWVENNYLQGLGLPEVHIYDRDVQSYADKIKIVNSRPGRSWGVLTKKLEIENYLHREAIYEALKISISFGDEDDIPELIHLQKGWNHNTIKNKLANYAFPKMTAQRIKDRDPDGEVEGWLRKIEKMF